A single genomic interval of Amycolatopsis albispora harbors:
- a CDS encoding transglutaminase TgpA family protein, whose amino-acid sequence MKARVETAGVLLAGAVAGLLFAPVFGFGVLLVPILVLTVVAFVVAELASRSPSAVPWRPLLVALAGLLGVIESALFATTAAGLPTGETFGALSAGLTESWRLALQSTWPARPEAQLFLFVPLAVLAGAVLGIELLHRTRKPLLALLPSLVVLSLSQLYSAMPGTSAALGALAYAAAAAIALAAGARWSKAAVAAVAALVVVAVGGAAAATAFDPVGRPAYSLKENESAPIPPARVASPLAEIGARLEDPEAPLFRYTAPAPVDRWSLVVLDSFDGVNWKPGGEFRRLGQEIQPGPGLNVPVTRREATVATGGLTGPWLPSQQWPASVTGAEPFVDESRGTLLGPGTPTGYQLSWWEPQADRNIEDAPIDPGAPGGLNGVGTIPPGISELADQATGGQRPSFRSALLLEQFLSRNYRVATGPERPTGHSWPQLRHFLLQSKQGTSEQFAAAYVALARMEGIPARLVVGFQSPALPGPDGTFQVRNADVLAWPEVAVAGVGWVQLDPTGTAAKTRTTGGLAEAAAQARERLPDPEALDEPDSGDDAAAPGEQAEAEDSAPPVSLLLLLPVALVPVGWLGGVPLLKRIRRHRRRRAPGTGSVAGAWAEVRDRLRAHRVPVTSGMTVHELAEATARVADPSTVEGVRVLARTVDAALWSGAPPSPEMADWAWRAEAVVRKGLSRRPLRERLRAALDPRGLRS is encoded by the coding sequence GTGAAGGCACGCGTGGAGACCGCGGGCGTGCTGCTCGCCGGTGCGGTCGCCGGACTGCTCTTCGCCCCGGTGTTCGGCTTCGGGGTGCTGCTGGTGCCGATCCTGGTGCTCACCGTGGTCGCCTTCGTGGTCGCGGAACTGGCCTCCCGGTCGCCGTCGGCGGTGCCGTGGCGGCCGCTGCTGGTCGCGCTGGCGGGCCTGCTCGGCGTGATCGAGTCGGCGTTGTTCGCGACCACCGCCGCCGGGCTGCCGACCGGGGAGACCTTCGGCGCGTTGTCCGCCGGGCTCACCGAATCCTGGCGGCTCGCCCTGCAGTCGACCTGGCCCGCGCGGCCGGAGGCGCAGCTGTTCCTCTTCGTGCCGCTGGCGGTTTTGGCCGGGGCCGTGCTCGGCATCGAACTGCTGCACCGCACCCGGAAGCCGTTGCTCGCGCTGCTGCCGAGCCTGGTGGTGCTGAGCCTGAGCCAGCTCTACTCGGCGATGCCGGGCACGTCGGCGGCACTGGGCGCGCTCGCCTACGCCGCGGCGGCCGCCATCGCGCTGGCCGCCGGGGCGCGCTGGTCGAAGGCGGCGGTGGCGGCCGTGGCGGCGCTGGTGGTGGTCGCGGTCGGCGGGGCGGCGGCCGCCACGGCGTTCGATCCCGTCGGCAGGCCCGCGTATTCGTTGAAGGAGAACGAATCCGCGCCGATCCCACCGGCCAGGGTGGCCAGTCCGCTCGCCGAGATCGGGGCCAGGCTGGAGGATCCGGAGGCGCCGCTGTTCCGGTACACCGCGCCCGCCCCGGTCGACCGGTGGTCGCTGGTGGTGCTGGACTCCTTCGACGGCGTGAACTGGAAGCCCGGCGGGGAGTTCCGGCGGCTCGGCCAGGAGATCCAGCCCGGCCCGGGGCTGAACGTGCCGGTGACCAGGCGGGAAGCCACCGTCGCCACCGGCGGGCTGACCGGGCCGTGGCTGCCCAGCCAGCAGTGGCCCGCGTCGGTGACCGGCGCGGAACCCTTCGTCGACGAAAGTCGCGGCACGCTGCTCGGGCCCGGCACCCCGACCGGCTACCAGCTGAGCTGGTGGGAACCGCAGGCCGACCGGAACATCGAGGACGCGCCGATCGATCCGGGCGCGCCCGGTGGCCTCAACGGGGTCGGCACGATCCCGCCGGGGATCAGCGAACTGGCCGACCAGGCCACCGGCGGCCAGCGCCCGTCGTTCCGGTCGGCGCTGCTGCTGGAGCAGTTCCTCAGCCGGAACTACCGGGTGGCCACCGGGCCGGAACGGCCGACCGGGCACTCCTGGCCGCAGCTGCGGCACTTCCTGCTGCAGAGCAAGCAGGGCACCAGCGAGCAGTTCGCCGCGGCCTACGTCGCACTGGCGCGGATGGAGGGCATTCCGGCGCGGCTGGTGGTCGGCTTCCAGTCGCCCGCGCTGCCCGGTCCGGACGGCACGTTCCAGGTGCGCAACGCGGACGTGCTGGCGTGGCCGGAGGTCGCGGTGGCCGGTGTCGGCTGGGTGCAGCTGGACCCCACCGGCACGGCGGCGAAGACCCGCACCACCGGCGGGCTCGCCGAGGCGGCGGCGCAGGCCCGCGAGCGACTGCCCGATCCCGAAGCGCTCGACGAGCCGGACAGCGGCGACGACGCGGCGGCGCCGGGTGAGCAGGCGGAAGCCGAGGACAGCGCCCCGCCGGTCAGCCTGCTGTTGCTGCTGCCGGTGGCGCTGGTGCCGGTCGGCTGGCTCGGGGGAGTGCCGCTGCTCAAACGGATCCGGCGGCACCGACGGCGTCGCGCGCCCGGCACCGGCTCGGTGGCCGGGGCGTGGGCCGAGGTGCGTGACCGGCTTCGCGCGCACCGCGTGCCGGTGACCAGCGGGATGACCGTGCACGAACTTGCCGAGGCCACCGCGCGCGTGGCCGATCCGTCCACTGTGGAGGGTGTACGGGTGCTGGCCCGCACGGTGGACGCCGCGCTGTGGTCGGGGGCGCCACCCAGTCCCGAAATGGCGGACTGGGCGTGGCGTGCGGAAGCCGTTGTCCGAAAAGGACTTTCGCGGCGCCCGCTGCGGGAACGGTTGCGTGCCGCCCTCGATCCGCGCGGCCTGCGTTCCTAG
- a CDS encoding serine/threonine-protein kinase: protein METIGQGPVAVVYAVGDSALKTFPAQLDRQTRADLESELATLRTLRDARPILVPERVEILADGRPALRMERCAQSLAQLVERNGPLSAEDTVTIGLTLSAALATAHEAGIVHGGVHPGNVLFRETGEPLISDFGVVLRAAFPRDVLPGLEFTAPETVRDGTVDEAADLYGLGAVLRFALTGEPPFRFLPGEQSGERVLKVLHAEPEPVADERLGALIGRLLAKDPADRPEDAATVTEELSWLREPELPRTPIKVIGPAPSKRRAAVDRAERQGKLGLVLGIAAALALLAVAPILLLSQRSTEPPPAAAGAAVPLVPTPTKPLELVLNEPVDLGDKVKLTWSSPDVLDFVVVVAPAGQRNNPIYAKREHTLEVPVSRDLQYCFAVQGTNGAQTVETPPRPIRGAACKP from the coding sequence ATGGAGACGATCGGCCAGGGACCGGTCGCGGTGGTGTACGCCGTCGGCGACAGCGCGCTGAAGACCTTCCCGGCGCAGCTGGACCGGCAGACCCGCGCGGACCTCGAGAGCGAGCTGGCCACCCTGCGCACCCTCCGCGACGCCCGGCCGATCCTGGTGCCCGAGCGCGTCGAGATCCTGGCCGACGGCAGGCCCGCGCTGCGGATGGAGCGCTGCGCGCAGTCGCTCGCCCAGCTCGTCGAGCGCAACGGCCCGCTGTCGGCCGAGGACACCGTCACCATCGGGCTGACGCTGTCGGCCGCGCTCGCCACGGCGCACGAAGCGGGCATCGTGCACGGCGGCGTCCACCCCGGCAACGTGCTGTTCCGCGAGACCGGCGAGCCGCTGATCTCCGACTTCGGCGTGGTGCTGCGGGCCGCCTTCCCCCGCGATGTGCTGCCGGGGCTGGAGTTCACCGCGCCGGAGACCGTGCGCGACGGCACCGTGGACGAAGCCGCCGACCTGTACGGCCTCGGCGCGGTGCTGCGGTTCGCGCTGACCGGTGAGCCGCCGTTCCGCTTCCTCCCCGGTGAGCAGTCCGGCGAGCGCGTGCTCAAGGTGCTGCACGCGGAACCGGAGCCGGTGGCCGACGAACGGCTCGGCGCGCTGATCGGCAGGCTGCTGGCGAAGGACCCGGCGGACCGCCCGGAGGACGCGGCGACGGTCACCGAGGAACTGTCGTGGCTGCGTGAACCGGAACTGCCGCGCACGCCGATCAAGGTGATCGGGCCGGCGCCGTCGAAGCGGCGGGCCGCGGTGGACCGCGCCGAGCGACAGGGCAAGCTCGGCCTGGTCCTCGGCATCGCGGCCGCGCTCGCGTTGCTCGCGGTGGCGCCGATCCTGCTGCTGTCCCAGCGTTCGACCGAGCCGCCGCCCGCCGCGGCCGGTGCGGCGGTGCCGCTGGTACCCACCCCGACCAAGCCGCTGGAGCTGGTCCTCAACGAGCCGGTCGACCTCGGCGACAAGGTGAAGCTGACCTGGTCGAGCCCGGACGTGCTGGACTTCGTGGTGGTCGTCGCGCCGGCGGGCCAGCGCAACAACCCGATCTACGCCAAGCGTGAGCACACGCTCGAAGTGCCGGTCTCCCGCGACCTCCAGTACTGCTTCGCCGTGCAGGGCACCAACGGCGCGCAGACGGTGGAAACGCCACCGCGGCCGATCCGCGGCGCGGCCTGCAAACCCTAG
- a CDS encoding TetR/AcrR family transcriptional regulator, translated as MRRNQARREALVDATIEVLAREGARGLTFRAVDAEAGVPVGTASNYFANRDDLLTQAGQRIHLRLGPEPSEIDEIMRAPRDRALVHRLMRDIVRRLSDGRSNYLALLELRLEATRRPELQATLTETLKANLAQNIDFHLAAGLPGDRDTVLLLYLAMTGLVVEHLTLPEVLAPFPLDDVIGTLVDRVTPAASGRTVAKAATDPE; from the coding sequence GCTCGTCGACGCGACCATCGAGGTGCTGGCCCGCGAGGGCGCGCGCGGGCTGACCTTCCGCGCGGTCGACGCGGAGGCGGGCGTCCCGGTCGGCACCGCGTCCAACTACTTCGCCAATCGCGACGATCTGCTCACCCAGGCCGGGCAGCGCATCCACCTGCGCCTCGGCCCCGAGCCGAGCGAAATCGACGAGATCATGCGCGCGCCCCGCGATCGCGCGCTGGTGCACCGGCTGATGCGCGACATCGTCCGGCGCCTGTCCGACGGCCGCAGCAACTATCTCGCGCTCCTCGAACTCCGCCTGGAAGCGACCCGCCGACCGGAACTGCAGGCCACGCTCACCGAAACCCTCAAGGCCAACCTCGCCCAGAACATCGACTTCCACCTCGCCGCGGGCCTGCCCGGCGACCGCGACACCGTGCTGCTGCTCTACCTGGCGATGACCGGCCTGGTGGTGGAGCACCTGACCCTGCCGGAGGTGCTCGCCCCCTTTCCGCTGGACGACGTGATCGGCACGCTGGTGGACCGCGTCACCCCGGCAGCATCCGGACGCACGGTGGCCAAGGCCGCCACCGACCCGGAATAG